From Anaerohalosphaera lusitana, one genomic window encodes:
- a CDS encoding AAA family ATPase: protein MESEKKLDEMIDPAKLKEAASIAEGVLGQLDSILLGRPELHKMVLVGILSQGHILLEGVPGVGKTALVKSLGELLNLGFNRVQFTPDLMPGDIVGTHILQEKDSGKREMTFEPGPVFTNILLADEINRASPKTQSALLEAMQERCVTLLGKTRELPRPFFVLASQNPIELEGTYPLPEAQLDRFMFKLNVSGADADVLEEIITTRRRGEPPMPDKKLEKADLDMLFEVMDAVFLPKAVAGYISRLVAATHPENGSPAKSVKEYVSYGASPRAAISIAEASRAHAMISGRPTVGFDDVKAVAEHVLNHRMILTYKARFDGLKTFDVINDILENVSDTGVELGRDIEIAEESDA, encoded by the coding sequence ATGGAATCAGAGAAGAAACTGGATGAAATGATCGACCCGGCGAAGCTCAAAGAGGCTGCTTCGATAGCGGAAGGTGTGCTGGGCCAGCTTGACAGCATACTGCTCGGCAGGCCCGAGCTTCACAAAATGGTGCTGGTTGGCATACTGAGCCAGGGTCACATCCTGCTCGAGGGTGTGCCGGGCGTTGGTAAGACGGCACTTGTAAAATCGCTGGGTGAGCTTTTGAACCTGGGTTTCAACCGCGTGCAGTTTACGCCCGATCTGATGCCCGGAGACATCGTCGGTACGCATATATTGCAGGAGAAGGACAGCGGCAAGCGTGAGATGACGTTCGAGCCCGGTCCCGTCTTTACGAACATTCTGCTTGCCGACGAGATAAACCGTGCATCGCCTAAAACACAGTCCGCACTGCTGGAGGCGATGCAGGAACGGTGCGTGACGCTGCTGGGTAAGACACGTGAGCTGCCCAGGCCGTTTTTCGTGCTGGCCTCGCAGAACCCGATCGAGCTGGAAGGTACATATCCGCTGCCCGAGGCTCAGTTGGACAGATTTATGTTCAAGCTCAACGTCAGCGGTGCGGATGCGGATGTCCTGGAAGAGATCATCACGACCAGACGCCGCGGCGAGCCGCCAATGCCTGATAAGAAGCTGGAAAAGGCCGATCTCGACATGCTGTTCGAAGTTATGGATGCGGTTTTCCTTCCCAAAGCGGTCGCGGGTTACATATCCCGGCTCGTGGCGGCCACACATCCCGAGAATGGTTCGCCTGCCAAAAGCGTCAAGGAATACGTATCATACGGTGCCAGCCCGCGTGCAGCCATCTCCATTGCTGAGGCGTCCAGGGCACATGCGATGATTTCCGGCAGGCCGACGGTCGGTTTTGACGATGTAAAGGCGGTCGCCGAGCACGTTCTCAATCATCGGATGATCCTCACGTACAAAGCGAGATTCGACGGGCTCAAAACATTCGATGTCATCAACGATATACTGGAAAATGTCAGTGATACCGGAGTTGAGCTCGGCCGTGACATTGAGATTGCGGAGGAGAGCGATGCATAG
- a CDS encoding DUF3536 domain-containing protein → MTKYICIHGHFYQPPRENPWLEDVEMQDSAHPHHDWNERITEECYRQNAASRILGNDRKVVDIVNNYENMSFNFGPTLLSWLEEKAPDVYGRILEADKNSVKKFSGHGSAIAQAYNHMILPLANDRDRQTQVQWGIYDFKSRFNREPEGMWLPETAVDTPTLETLVDNGIKFTILAPRQAKKVRPLGEEEWEEVNDSTLDTTVPYTCKLPSGREIAIFFYNGPASHDIAYGGLLHSGENLANRLTNSFPEENEQCKIVHIATDGESFGHHHRHGDMALAYCFHHISHHDDAELTIYAEFLDKCPPRHEVEIWEDSSWSCVHGVERWRSNCGCAGDQSKSGQQQWREPLRNALDWLRDSMNKIYEQRMSEFTSDPWSVRGDYISVILDRSPENITSFIEDHTNQELTDDDKVTFMKLLEMQRNAMLMYTSCGWFFDHIGGIETVQIMQYAARCIQLCHEISGEDLEAEFMKFLEDAPSNEDLFENGSEVYEQYVKPSKIDLVRVGAHFALSSVFEEEEKGEFPVFCYSAKIKDFSRIEAGIQVLSVGRIHIKSQITLETTDLDMIGLYLGGQNLLATVGPRMGGKRFQQTTDKLIKTFHRGENVEVFRLMNVWPEGRNYSLKHLFKDEQRRIVNEILATTFDEIENSFRHIYEYHFAIMQMLRNMNMPLPTSLAAPAAFIINTDIIRELQQDQIDIKWLKNLVDQSKRLSLKLQDEVLGFETSRKINRLMDDFRENPDNIEDLKLTTELLAALKPTTGSIDLQNPQNIFFEQVRTTYPEMQEKAEKGDENAKQWVESFTKLAQHLELSLP, encoded by the coding sequence ATGACTAAATACATTTGCATACACGGCCACTTCTACCAGCCCCCAAGAGAGAATCCCTGGCTGGAAGACGTTGAAATGCAGGATTCGGCACACCCGCACCACGACTGGAATGAGCGAATAACCGAAGAGTGCTATCGCCAGAACGCGGCCTCTCGAATACTGGGCAACGACCGCAAAGTCGTAGACATCGTCAATAATTACGAAAACATGAGCTTCAATTTCGGCCCGACACTTCTTAGCTGGCTGGAAGAGAAGGCGCCGGACGTGTACGGCCGCATTCTCGAAGCGGACAAAAACAGCGTCAAGAAATTCTCCGGCCATGGATCTGCCATCGCACAGGCATACAATCACATGATCCTTCCGCTGGCAAACGACCGTGACCGGCAGACCCAGGTGCAGTGGGGAATTTACGACTTCAAGAGCCGATTTAACCGCGAACCGGAAGGCATGTGGCTGCCCGAGACCGCTGTAGACACACCGACACTTGAGACCCTTGTTGACAACGGCATAAAGTTCACCATTCTCGCTCCGCGACAGGCCAAAAAGGTGCGACCGCTGGGAGAAGAAGAGTGGGAAGAAGTAAATGATTCAACGCTCGACACGACTGTGCCCTACACTTGCAAGCTGCCCTCCGGAAGAGAGATAGCAATTTTCTTCTACAACGGGCCTGCCTCTCATGACATAGCATACGGCGGACTGCTGCACAGCGGCGAAAATCTGGCGAACCGGCTCACTAACTCCTTCCCAGAAGAAAACGAGCAGTGCAAAATCGTCCACATAGCCACTGACGGAGAATCATTTGGACACCATCACAGGCATGGCGATATGGCACTGGCGTACTGTTTCCACCACATCTCACATCACGATGATGCCGAACTCACCATTTATGCCGAATTCCTGGATAAGTGTCCGCCACGCCATGAAGTCGAGATATGGGAGGACAGCTCCTGGAGCTGCGTTCACGGCGTGGAAAGATGGCGGAGCAACTGCGGCTGTGCAGGCGACCAGTCGAAGAGCGGACAACAGCAATGGCGAGAGCCCCTGCGAAATGCGCTCGACTGGCTTCGCGATTCTATGAACAAAATATACGAACAACGCATGTCAGAATTCACATCCGATCCTTGGTCCGTGCGTGGGGATTATATCTCAGTAATACTGGATCGTTCTCCAGAGAACATCACCAGCTTCATCGAGGATCATACGAACCAGGAACTCACAGATGATGATAAAGTTACTTTTATGAAGCTGCTTGAAATGCAGCGAAACGCCATGCTGATGTACACAAGCTGCGGCTGGTTCTTCGACCACATAGGCGGCATCGAGACCGTCCAGATCATGCAATACGCCGCACGCTGTATTCAGCTCTGCCATGAAATCTCTGGTGAGGACCTTGAAGCAGAATTTATGAAGTTTTTGGAGGATGCGCCTTCTAACGAAGATCTGTTCGAAAACGGCAGTGAAGTCTATGAGCAATACGTCAAGCCAAGTAAGATCGATCTTGTACGTGTAGGGGCCCATTTCGCTCTGAGCTCGGTCTTTGAAGAAGAAGAAAAGGGCGAATTTCCGGTTTTCTGCTATTCAGCGAAGATCAAGGATTTCTCACGGATTGAAGCAGGCATTCAGGTCCTGTCGGTTGGAAGGATCCACATCAAATCGCAAATTACCCTGGAAACAACCGACCTGGACATGATCGGATTATATCTGGGAGGTCAGAATCTGCTGGCAACAGTGGGCCCCAGAATGGGGGGTAAACGGTTCCAGCAAACCACCGACAAATTGATAAAGACTTTCCACCGAGGCGAAAACGTAGAGGTCTTCAGGCTCATGAACGTCTGGCCGGAAGGTCGGAACTATTCGTTGAAGCATCTGTTTAAGGATGAACAGCGAAGGATCGTCAATGAGATACTCGCAACCACCTTCGACGAGATCGAAAACTCATTCAGGCACATTTACGAATACCATTTCGCCATCATGCAGATGCTGAGAAATATGAATATGCCTTTGCCGACTTCGCTTGCTGCACCGGCGGCGTTTATCATTAACACAGATATAATAAGAGAACTGCAGCAGGATCAGATCGACATTAAATGGCTCAAAAATCTGGTGGATCAATCTAAGAGATTGTCACTCAAACTTCAGGATGAGGTTCTCGGGTTTGAAACCAGTCGTAAGATCAACAGGCTCATGGACGATTTCCGTGAAAATCCGGACAATATCGAAGACCTTAAACTTACAACGGAATTGCTTGCGGCATTGAAGCCGACCACAGGAAGCATCGACCTACAAAATCCTCAAAACATCTTCTTTGAACAGGTCAGAACAACTTACCCAGAAATGCAGGAAAAAGCCGAAAAAGGTGATGAGAACGCAAAACAGTGGGTTGAAAGCTTCACAAAACTTGCACAGCACCTGGAACTAAGTCTGCCATAA
- a CDS encoding ABC transporter ATP-binding protein produces the protein MEVRVKNLKRYFGKTRAVDDISFSFSSGEIVGFVGPNGAGKTTTMKIMCTMDEPTDGDIFIDDTSVVQYPELARRKLGFMPDALPTHRDVSVDDYLDFFARSFGIKNHVRRKVVDDVEEFTNLLGIRDKFLKDLSKGMKQRVSLARAIIHDPHILVLDEPAAGLDPRARIELRELLKALAQQNKAILVSSHILSELAEICDSTVIIEKGKLLRAGRLDSFDTSDLPIKRIYMRSLDPVDEFYRTLLQLPKVQRAKVVGSGVELDLEGTDETISATVANLVGQGCKIVEVRTLKDNLEDIFMNITKGELN, from the coding sequence ATGGAAGTTAGAGTCAAAAACCTCAAGAGATATTTCGGCAAGACCAGGGCGGTCGATGACATATCGTTCAGTTTCAGTTCGGGCGAGATAGTCGGTTTTGTCGGCCCCAATGGTGCGGGCAAGACGACGACAATGAAGATAATGTGCACCATGGACGAGCCGACCGATGGCGACATTTTTATAGACGATACGAGCGTGGTCCAGTATCCCGAGCTGGCAAGAAGAAAGCTGGGCTTCATGCCCGACGCACTGCCGACGCATCGCGATGTGAGTGTCGATGATTATCTGGACTTTTTCGCAAGGTCGTTCGGCATAAAGAATCATGTCAGGCGAAAGGTTGTTGACGATGTTGAGGAATTCACGAATCTGCTCGGCATCCGCGACAAGTTCCTAAAGGACCTTTCCAAGGGCATGAAGCAGCGGGTGAGCCTGGCGCGTGCGATCATCCACGATCCGCACATCCTGGTGCTCGATGAGCCGGCTGCGGGTCTCGATCCGCGAGCTAGAATAGAACTGCGTGAGCTGCTAAAGGCTCTCGCACAGCAGAACAAGGCGATACTGGTGAGTTCGCATATACTTTCCGAGCTTGCGGAAATATGCGACAGCACGGTTATTATCGAGAAAGGCAAGCTGCTGCGGGCCGGCCGGCTCGATTCGTTCGACACTTCCGACCTGCCCATAAAACGCATCTACATGCGTTCGCTGGACCCGGTCGATGAGTTTTACCGAACTTTGCTTCAACTTCCTAAGGTTCAGCGGGCAAAGGTCGTCGGGTCGGGCGTAGAACTGGATCTTGAAGGCACTGATGAAACGATAAGTGCGACAGTGGCGAATCTCGTCGGGCAGGGCTGTAAGATCGTAGAAGTGCGAACGCTCAAGGATAACCTCGAAGACATCTTTATGAACATAACAAAGGGAGAGCTCAACTGA
- the malQ gene encoding 4-alpha-glucanotransferase, with translation MLKKRASGILMHITSLPGRFGIGDFGPAAYKFVDFLRESGQNYWQILPLNYTSPEMGNSPYSGFSAFAGNPLLISPELLYRQGLLNRSDLTPVPDFSKTAVDYEAILGYKTRLFDAAFERFTPDADFEEFVQSNSYWLEDFALFMTLKQEYGKKKFNAWPAPIRNRRSGAMNKAKKEHAQQLRKECFLQYIFAHQYDQLKTYCNDQGIQIFGDLPIYVTYDSADVWAHPEVFKLRKDRKPEMIAGVPPDYFSETGQLWGNPVYNWDTLRKTRYDWWMRRIKYNLSLFDMLRIDHFRGLEAFWEVKANAKTAINGQWTPGPANHFFDELFRQIPQAALIAEDLGYITAEVRELINDYNFPCMKVIQFAFDSEDGDNLHMPHNHTRNSVVYTGTHDNNTTVGWFNTELQEYQKKLLSDYAGTKINARNVHWQMIRLAMASTSKIAITPMQDVLGLDADQRMNCPARPEGNWKWRLPARKITPALTEKLHRLTRIFGRC, from the coding sequence ATGCTGAAAAAACGCGCAAGCGGAATTTTAATGCACATAACTTCATTGCCTGGTCGATTCGGCATTGGCGACTTCGGCCCTGCTGCCTATAAATTTGTCGACTTCCTCCGCGAATCTGGGCAGAACTACTGGCAGATACTCCCCCTGAATTACACGTCACCTGAAATGGGCAATTCTCCATACAGCGGTTTCTCAGCTTTCGCGGGCAACCCCCTGCTTATCAGCCCGGAACTGCTGTACCGGCAAGGGCTGCTCAACCGCTCAGACTTGACCCCTGTGCCGGACTTCTCCAAAACTGCTGTCGATTACGAGGCAATACTCGGGTACAAGACCAGACTCTTTGATGCTGCCTTCGAGCGATTCACGCCGGATGCAGATTTCGAAGAGTTCGTCCAGAGCAACTCCTACTGGCTCGAGGATTTCGCACTATTTATGACACTCAAACAGGAATACGGCAAGAAGAAATTCAACGCCTGGCCCGCGCCCATCCGGAACCGCCGCTCGGGTGCGATGAACAAGGCCAAAAAAGAACACGCTCAACAGTTACGTAAAGAGTGTTTTCTGCAGTACATCTTCGCTCATCAGTATGACCAACTCAAAACGTACTGCAACGATCAGGGCATACAGATATTCGGTGATCTGCCTATCTATGTCACATACGACAGCGCCGATGTATGGGCACACCCCGAGGTTTTCAAGCTTCGAAAGGACCGCAAACCCGAAATGATCGCGGGCGTGCCGCCTGATTACTTCTCCGAAACGGGCCAGCTCTGGGGCAATCCCGTTTACAACTGGGACACACTGCGCAAAACACGCTATGACTGGTGGATGCGGCGTATAAAGTACAATCTATCGCTTTTCGACATGCTGCGAATAGACCATTTCCGCGGGCTGGAAGCGTTCTGGGAAGTGAAGGCCAACGCGAAAACCGCCATCAATGGCCAGTGGACGCCCGGGCCTGCAAACCACTTTTTCGACGAACTGTTCCGCCAGATACCGCAGGCCGCCCTTATCGCCGAAGATCTGGGATATATCACAGCCGAGGTGCGCGAACTCATAAACGATTATAACTTCCCCTGCATGAAGGTTATCCAGTTCGCATTCGACTCCGAGGACGGCGACAACCTGCACATGCCCCACAACCACACCCGTAATTCCGTAGTATACACCGGGACACATGATAACAACACCACCGTCGGGTGGTTCAATACGGAGCTGCAGGAATACCAGAAAAAGCTACTCAGCGATTATGCAGGCACAAAGATCAATGCCCGCAACGTACACTGGCAGATGATTCGTCTGGCGATGGCCTCGACGAGCAAGATCGCCATAACTCCTATGCAGGACGTGCTCGGCCTGGATGCTGACCAACGAATGAACTGCCCCGCCCGACCCGAAGGCAACTGGAAATGGCGATTGCCCGCAAGGAAGATCACCCCTGCACTGACCGAAAAACTCCACCGCCTGACCCGAATCTTCGGCCGATGCTGA
- the treY gene encoding malto-oligosyltrehalose synthase: MNSKRIPGTTYRLQLNEDFGFEQARRLVPYLKRLGITHIYASPIFKANPGSGHGYDVTDPNQINPELGGWDEFVKLMEVCKADGIGWVQDIVPNHMAYSMHNSMMMSVLEHGRASAYSHMFDIDWEHPDEELAGKVMAPFLGKKLEETVANEEVAMVADELGLGVKYYEQRFPLNAGSYSEVLHEAIHGEEPQQEALGSICVRLADIKEMRREEVEEAFEGVKQALFYAYSENKEVRALVDAAMDKYNKGGRLLDLLGKQYYVLTHWQEATRRINYRRFFYINGLICMAAEREEVFDRTHKLILDCVKHGYFDGLRVDHVDGLSRPGEYLKRLRDAAPEAYIVIEKIMEKDEPLMQSWPVEGTTGYDFGAMVDSVMCDNQKADAFDRFYKELAGEFGDYQRVLYDKKKEVLGTHMAGDAANLVRMLKGDEFAGEDDDELCEAAVSLAAACGIYRTYLGEGERRSFDVECVERAVEGACEYEQRLADVIRRLGDMLLKCHEQGSGSCEFALRFQQLSAPAMAKGFEDTLLYIYNRHIALNEVGGSPDQFGIPADEFQKHMAERVNIWPNAMNGTSTHDSKRGEDVRARLNVLSEMGEAWFENVRKWRVLNEGLKTSLDGQQCPDANDEYLIYQTMVGALPFEPSEQWDFRDRLKEYAVKALREAKVHTSWLAVNAEYEESVTGFIDGLFDEGSEFWGDFAEYTEKVSRYGVIKSLAGVVVKMTCPGVPDIYQGSELWNLSLVDPDNRRAVDYAMRERMFERLDTEYSLGNNYSLAELLAEPADGMVKMFVVHRLLEQRQQQKELYRTGTYIPLEIEGDDVGRLIAYARENDGRAVIVLVPRLCYGLTSLPERGIDADKVDGMQIVLPQSLRGDYRCLFSGRHEVVGDRVSAAKMFSEFPIAVLERR, translated from the coding sequence GAGTTTGTAAAGCTGATGGAGGTCTGCAAGGCGGATGGCATCGGTTGGGTGCAGGATATTGTGCCTAACCATATGGCGTATTCGATGCATAATTCGATGATGATGAGTGTGCTCGAACACGGGCGGGCAAGTGCATATTCGCATATGTTCGATATTGACTGGGAGCACCCGGATGAGGAATTGGCGGGAAAAGTGATGGCGCCGTTTCTGGGTAAGAAGCTTGAAGAAACAGTCGCGAACGAGGAAGTCGCGATGGTGGCCGACGAGCTGGGACTGGGTGTTAAATACTACGAGCAGAGATTCCCGCTCAATGCAGGTTCGTACAGCGAGGTGCTTCATGAGGCGATCCATGGCGAGGAGCCGCAGCAAGAGGCGCTAGGCAGTATATGTGTTCGGCTTGCGGATATAAAAGAGATGCGACGGGAGGAGGTTGAAGAAGCTTTTGAAGGCGTCAAGCAGGCACTGTTCTATGCGTACAGTGAGAACAAAGAGGTAAGAGCGCTGGTCGATGCCGCTATGGACAAGTACAACAAAGGTGGAAGGCTGCTGGACCTGCTTGGTAAGCAGTATTACGTTTTGACCCACTGGCAGGAGGCCACCAGGCGGATCAATTACAGGCGGTTCTTTTACATAAACGGACTCATATGCATGGCGGCTGAGCGGGAGGAGGTGTTTGATAGGACGCACAAGCTTATACTGGACTGTGTCAAGCATGGCTATTTTGATGGGTTGAGGGTGGATCACGTGGACGGGTTGAGTCGGCCCGGTGAGTATCTGAAGCGGTTACGTGATGCTGCGCCGGAAGCCTATATTGTCATTGAGAAGATAATGGAAAAGGACGAGCCTTTGATGCAGAGCTGGCCTGTAGAGGGAACGACCGGCTATGATTTCGGGGCGATGGTTGACTCGGTTATGTGTGACAACCAGAAGGCGGATGCGTTTGATCGGTTCTATAAGGAGCTTGCGGGGGAGTTTGGTGATTATCAGCGGGTGCTGTATGACAAGAAAAAGGAAGTGCTCGGTACGCATATGGCGGGTGATGCGGCGAATCTTGTGCGAATGCTGAAGGGGGATGAGTTTGCGGGCGAGGACGACGATGAGCTGTGCGAGGCGGCTGTCTCGCTGGCGGCTGCGTGTGGGATCTACAGGACGTATCTGGGTGAAGGTGAACGGCGGTCTTTTGACGTAGAATGTGTCGAGCGGGCGGTCGAGGGTGCCTGCGAATATGAGCAGAGGCTGGCGGATGTGATAAGACGGCTGGGCGATATGCTCCTGAAATGCCATGAACAGGGCAGTGGGTCCTGTGAGTTTGCTCTTCGGTTTCAGCAGCTCAGCGCACCGGCGATGGCGAAGGGTTTTGAGGATACCCTGCTCTATATTTACAACAGGCATATTGCTCTTAATGAGGTGGGCGGTTCGCCTGATCAGTTCGGGATCCCGGCGGATGAATTTCAAAAACATATGGCGGAGCGAGTCAATATCTGGCCCAACGCAATGAACGGGACAAGTACGCATGATTCAAAGCGGGGCGAGGACGTAAGGGCTCGGTTGAATGTGCTCTCGGAGATGGGTGAAGCGTGGTTTGAGAATGTACGAAAATGGCGGGTGTTGAACGAGGGATTGAAGACTTCGTTGGACGGGCAGCAGTGTCCGGATGCGAACGACGAATATCTGATATATCAGACGATGGTCGGAGCACTGCCGTTCGAGCCCAGTGAGCAGTGGGATTTTCGCGACCGGTTGAAGGAGTATGCGGTAAAAGCCTTGCGGGAGGCGAAGGTGCATACTAGCTGGCTTGCAGTGAATGCGGAATACGAAGAGAGTGTAACAGGGTTTATTGACGGCTTGTTCGATGAGGGAAGCGAGTTCTGGGGCGATTTTGCAGAATACACTGAGAAGGTTTCGAGGTATGGTGTGATAAAGTCACTGGCCGGCGTTGTGGTGAAGATGACATGTCCCGGCGTGCCGGATATTTATCAGGGCAGCGAGCTGTGGAACCTGAGTCTGGTCGATCCTGACAATCGGCGAGCGGTTGACTATGCAATGCGCGAACGTATGTTCGAGCGGCTGGATACCGAGTATTCGCTGGGCAACAATTATTCACTTGCGGAGCTGCTTGCCGAACCTGCGGACGGTATGGTGAAGATGTTCGTTGTGCATCGATTACTGGAACAGCGTCAGCAGCAGAAGGAGCTTTATCGAACGGGGACGTATATCCCGCTTGAGATAGAGGGTGATGATGTGGGCAGGCTGATCGCTTACGCGCGAGAAAACGATGGACGAGCTGTCATTGTTTTGGTTCCGCGGTTGTGTTACGGTTTAACGAGTTTGCCTGAGCGCGGCATCGATGCCGACAAGGTTGACGGCATGCAAATCGTTTTACCGCAATCGCTTAGAGGTGACTACAGATGTTTGTTCAGTGGCAGGCACGAAGTGGTCGGGGATCGGGTTAGTGCAGCTAAAATGTTTAGCGAATTTCCGATAGCTGTGCTGGAGCGGCGCTGA
- a CDS encoding ABC transporter permease: protein MKLTGFMTWADDIMNPIAVKEMRQAVKGRSLGWVLMIFIAVQLTVVGGAVLLDESAAEDFDTGRNVFMVLQAILLGTCLLFLPIFTALRISSERSDNNVDLLYITTLRPTQIIWGKFFTGLILTLLFFSASMPFMTLTYLLRGLDMGAMFFTLGMSFVAVIVCIMVSILLACPGGGLVGRGIRFLIGLGALAAAFFMVVGITRGFIDGYMYFGSFWDFWGPILTMLGITALGTGLLFILSATIITPPSANKALGGRLYLLLIWLATGALVWLWYREIKEAEVFYVWGVMMAILFAASLLVASCERFHLGPRVLRTIPRKKIFRLPTFLFYSGASRGSVFAAVMIGLTFLVVLMVPRSHGRGWDLNFYRDTVKLMSMVGLYTFAYTMTALFIRRIFFKDNHSPQLGLVIAVGLFVVLTVIPTLIGLMFKPEHRTSIDAMWYIANPLVMATYSGFWTRLAGSAINFSAIWSIIALVINMPWIFEDIKRFKPLRKVQAQEAVIGLTAENTGESDEV, encoded by the coding sequence ATGAAATTGACTGGTTTCATGACATGGGCCGACGATATAATGAACCCGATCGCGGTTAAGGAGATGCGCCAGGCCGTTAAAGGCAGGTCACTGGGCTGGGTTTTGATGATCTTCATCGCGGTTCAATTGACGGTAGTCGGCGGTGCCGTTCTGCTGGACGAAAGTGCCGCGGAGGATTTCGACACTGGCAGGAACGTTTTCATGGTGCTGCAGGCGATTCTGCTGGGTACGTGCCTGCTGTTCCTGCCGATATTCACGGCCTTGCGAATCTCATCCGAACGCAGCGACAACAATGTCGACCTGCTGTATATAACCACGCTCAGGCCGACGCAGATCATATGGGGCAAATTCTTTACCGGGTTGATACTCACGCTGCTGTTCTTTTCCGCGAGCATGCCGTTCATGACACTCACGTACCTGCTGCGGGGGCTTGATATGGGTGCGATGTTCTTCACGCTGGGCATGAGCTTTGTCGCAGTAATTGTTTGCATTATGGTTTCGATACTTCTTGCATGCCCAGGCGGCGGACTCGTAGGCAGGGGCATTAGATTCCTAATTGGGCTTGGCGCTCTGGCAGCGGCCTTTTTTATGGTTGTGGGTATCACGCGAGGATTCATAGACGGATACATGTATTTCGGGTCGTTCTGGGATTTCTGGGGCCCGATACTAACGATGCTGGGCATCACTGCTCTTGGGACGGGTCTTTTGTTCATACTATCTGCAACGATCATTACGCCGCCATCGGCGAACAAAGCGCTGGGAGGGCGTTTGTATCTGCTGCTGATCTGGCTTGCGACGGGTGCACTTGTCTGGCTGTGGTATAGAGAAATAAAAGAAGCGGAGGTGTTTTACGTATGGGGCGTCATGATGGCAATACTGTTCGCAGCAAGTTTGCTCGTTGCGTCCTGCGAGCGTTTTCACCTCGGCCCGCGGGTGCTCAGAACGATACCTCGCAAAAAGATCTTTCGCCTGCCGACATTCCTCTTTTACAGCGGTGCGAGCAGAGGGTCAGTTTTTGCTGCGGTTATGATCGGATTGACTTTTCTGGTCGTGCTTATGGTTCCAAGATCACACGGCAGAGGCTGGGACCTGAACTTTTACCGAGACACTGTCAAGCTTATGTCCATGGTAGGGCTATATACGTTCGCCTACACGATGACGGCGTTGTTCATTAGACGCATATTCTTCAAAGACAACCATTCGCCCCAGTTGGGACTTGTTATCGCTGTCGGCCTGTTCGTCGTTCTTACGGTAATACCCACGCTTATCGGCCTGATGTTCAAGCCCGAGCACCGAACATCTATAGACGCCATGTGGTACATTGCCAATCCGCTCGTGATGGCGACATATTCCGGTTTCTGGACCCGGCTGGCAGGTTCGGCCATAAATTTCTCGGCGATCTGGTCGATTATCGCACTTGTGATCAACATGCCGTGGATATTCGAAGATATCAAGCGGTTCAAGCCTTTGCGAAAGGTCCAGGCCCAAGAAGCGGTTATAGGCTTGACGGCAGAAAATACGGGAGAGAGCGATGAAGTCTGA